The following are encoded in a window of Parambassis ranga chromosome 15, fParRan2.1, whole genome shotgun sequence genomic DNA:
- the LOC114446868 gene encoding oligodendrocyte transcription factor 3-like isoform X1: MNSDSSPSSRASSPDMDSMFLRDHNVHHHHHHHHVGSSVSSSTQSGQKISGGDHLRSGDPKAMSVGSSSSNKYKMKKQVTEEEMYQLRLKINGRERKRMHDLNLAMDGLREVMPYAHGPSVRKLSKIATLLLARNYILMLTSSLDEMKRLVGEIYGGQHSAFHCGTVAHAAGPGGHSGGPAAAAAAAAAAAAAHQVHPLLGSALSSSTSSTLSSALPGLTSIRAPHSLMKGSPSAPPALQLGSGFQHWAGLPCPCTICQVPPPPHIPITSTGLTRLSGEGKDGMK, encoded by the coding sequence ATGAATTCAGACTCCAGCCCGAGCAGCAGAGCCTCCTCCCCGGACATGGACAGCATGTTTCTTCGAGACCACAACGtgcaccaccatcatcaccaccaccacgtCGGCTCCTCCGTGTCCTCCTCCACGCAGAGCGGCCAGAAGATAAGCGGCGGTGATCACCTGCGCTCTGGTGACCCCAAGGCAATGTCTgtgggaagcagcagcagcaacaagtaCAAGATGAAGAAGCAAGTCACCGAGGAGGAAATGTACCAGCTCCGTCTGAAGATTAACGGCCGGGAGCGGAAGCGCATGCACGACCTCAACCTGGCCATGGACGGCCTGCGCGAGGTGATGCCTTACGCACACGGCCCCTCGGTGCGGAAGTTGTCCAAGATCGCCACGCTGCTTCTAGCCAGGAACTACATCCTGATGCTCACCAGCTCCTTGGACGAGATGAAGCGGCTGGTGGGAGAGATTTATGGAGGGCAGCACTCGGCATTCCACTGCGGCACCGTGGCGCACGCTGCTGGCCCCGGTGGACACTCCGGTGGTCCCGCTGCTGCAGCCGCtgccgcagcagcagccgccgccgCGCACCAGGTGCACCCTCTCCTCGGGAGCGCGCTGTCCTCCTCCACGTCCTCCACATTGTCGAGCGCGCTGCCAGGGCTCACGTCCATCAGAGCTCCCCACTCCCTGATGAAGGGTTCCCCGTCTGCGCCCCCGGCCTTGCAGCTGGGTTCCGGCTTCCAGCACTGGGCCGGACTGCCGTGTCCCTGCACCATCTGCCaggtgcctcctcctccacacattCCCATCACCTCCACCGGCCTAACGAGACTCTCAGGGGAGGGGAAGGACGGGATGAAATGA
- the LOC114446868 gene encoding oligodendrocyte transcription factor 3-like isoform X2 encodes MNSDSSPSSRASSPDMDSMFLRDHNVHHHHHHHHVGSSVSSSTQSGQKISGGDHLRSGDPKAMSVGSSSSNKYKMKKQVTEEEMYQLRLKINGRERKRMHDLNLAMDGLREVMPYAHGPSVRKLSKIATLLLARNYILMLTSSLDEMKRLVGEIYGGQHSAFHCGTVAHAAGPGGHSAAAAHQVHPLLGSALSSSTSSTLSSALPGLTSIRAPHSLMKGSPSAPPALQLGSGFQHWAGLPCPCTICQVPPPPHIPITSTGLTRLSGEGKDGMK; translated from the exons ATGAATTCAGACTCCAGCCCGAGCAGCAGAGCCTCCTCCCCGGACATGGACAGCATGTTTCTTCGAGACCACAACGtgcaccaccatcatcaccaccaccacgtCGGCTCCTCCGTGTCCTCCTCCACGCAGAGCGGCCAGAAGATAAGCGGCGGTGATCACCTGCGCTCTGGTGACCCCAAGGCAATGTCTgtgggaagcagcagcagcaacaagtaCAAGATGAAGAAGCAAGTCACCGAGGAGGAAATGTACCAGCTCCGTCTGAAGATTAACGGCCGGGAGCGGAAGCGCATGCACGACCTCAACCTGGCCATGGACGGCCTGCGCGAGGTGATGCCTTACGCACACGGCCCCTCGGTGCGGAAGTTGTCCAAGATCGCCACGCTGCTTCTAGCCAGGAACTACATCCTGATGCTCACCAGCTCCTTGGACGAGATGAAGCGGCTGGTGGGAGAGATTTATGGAGGGCAGCACTCGGCATTCCACTGCGGCACCGTGGCGCACGCTGCTGGCCCCGGTGGACACTCCG ccgccgccgCGCACCAGGTGCACCCTCTCCTCGGGAGCGCGCTGTCCTCCTCCACGTCCTCCACATTGTCGAGCGCGCTGCCAGGGCTCACGTCCATCAGAGCTCCCCACTCCCTGATGAAGGGTTCCCCGTCTGCGCCCCCGGCCTTGCAGCTGGGTTCCGGCTTCCAGCACTGGGCCGGACTGCCGTGTCCCTGCACCATCTGCCaggtgcctcctcctccacacattCCCATCACCTCCACCGGCCTAACGAGACTCTCAGGGGAGGGGAAGGACGGGATGAAATGA
- the LOC114446869 gene encoding uncharacterized protein LOC114446869, with translation MPAFSSPAPFLCVLLCVSVALQRSDLRLAYVTHNSFFYYSCSQDPQPCSTSSLADCRCKDIQLSALHRPQSHSSPVFRMRRLTIWFTSPSNTARLLNNSEVRQLTLIHCGPGGSKGTSSLSPDGHFAVQHLERLTLINLPQRPSYSCPDANKAKNSDLENGAHLDINRYNRDRDTNLDLIPDIKRDPLPLSSSQVQDIFLGRELGAAYYEQARLGIIHSSVLEWGSEVKAYTVQTHIDSDGTLPFPDLHLPKLPETSVIYVSFVY, from the coding sequence ATGCCTGCCTTCAGCTCTCCCGCTCCtttcctctgtgtgctgctgtgtgtgtcagtggcgCTGCAGCGCTCTGACTTGCGGCTGGCCTATGTGACCCACAACAGCTTTTTCTACTACTCATGCAGCCAGGACCCGCAGCCCTGCAGCACCTCCTCACTTGCAGACTGCAGGTGCAAGGACATCCAGCTCTCCGCGCTGCACCGCCCTCAGTCGCACTCGTCTCCTGTCTTCAGGATGAGACGTTTGACCATTTGGTTCACGTCGCCGTCAAACACAGCTCGTCTGCTTAACAACTCAGAAGTGAGGCAACTCACGCTGATCCACTGCGGCCCCGGAGGATCGAAAGGGACATCGTCTTTGTCCCCAGATGGACATTTCGCAGTGCAGCACCTGGAGAGGCTAACATTGATTAACCTGCCGCAGAGGCCGTCCTATTCCTGTCCAGATGCCAACAAAGCAAAGAACTCAGACTTAGAGAACGGTGCTCACTTGGACATCAACAGATAcaacagggacagagacacaaatcTGGACCTGATCCCAGATATAAAGAGAGATCCCTTGCCTTTGTCCTCATCCCAGGTGCAGGACATCTTCCTGGGCAGAGAGCTTGGAGCAGCTTATTACGAACAGGCCAGACTGGGCATCAtccacagctctgtgctggagtgggggtcagaggtcaaagcgTACACAGTCCAAACACACATAGACAGCGATGGAACCCTGCCCTTCCCCGATCTCCACCTGCCAAAGTTACCAGAGACATCTGTCATATACGTCAGCTTCGTGtactga